One genomic segment of Odocoileus virginianus isolate 20LAN1187 ecotype Illinois chromosome 17, Ovbor_1.2, whole genome shotgun sequence includes these proteins:
- the CCL5 gene encoding C-C motif chemokine 5: protein MKVSAAALAVLLTAAALCTPASASPYASDTTPCCFAYLSRPLPRNHVQEYFYTSSKCSMAAVVFITRKNRQVCANPEKKWVREYINALELS, encoded by the exons ATGAAGGTCTCCGCCGCTGCCCTCGCTGTCCTTCTGACGGCGGCCGCCCTCTGCACTCCTGCGTCTGCCTCCCCAT atGCCTCGGACACCACACCCTGCTGCTTTGCCTACCTCTCCCGCCCGCTGCCCCGCAACCACGTCCAGGAATATTTCTACACCAGCAGCAAGTGCTCCATGGCAGCAGTGGT CTTTATCACCAGAAAGAACCGCCAGGTGTGCGCCAACCCAGAGAAGAAGTGGGTACGAGAGTATATCAACGCTTTGGAGTTGAGCTAG